In Onychostoma macrolepis isolate SWU-2019 chromosome 17, ASM1243209v1, whole genome shotgun sequence, the DNA window CTACATACAGGAAGGTGCCGGCGGAAAACAGCATGGCCACACCGGTAGCGTTGACATCAGATAGCGCCTCTTTACTGCTCTGGATGGAAGAAGAGGAAAAGTGTTAGATGACGGGTGAATCTAGGACACAGTCGGGGTGGTAGAAACTCGTTTTTTGGCAGACATTAAATATTCAGTATTGTTAAAGGGATGCTCATTGGCGTCCCAGCGGTAAGATTGCATTGCTATTCTGCATTTCAGTGATTTCCAGGCTGGCTAAAGAAGCACAATTATGGGGTGTTTCACAGCAGGAGAGCCAGAGGTGAGTAATCTTCACTCTGCCACCTCAGCCGTTCCCATGGCGATGGGAAGCCTGCGGGACAAATCTGAAAAACACAGTGTGGGTCTCCATACTTGTTATGTAACCCTGGTGAAGCATCTTAAGTTATGGCTGTGAAGTTATAAAAAGGACACTAAGCCCATTAGGGGGTAATTAGTAGATGCACCATTATAAAACAATGTTACAACGCCTACAGgggaaacaaaaacattattttttaataaaggaTATGTCAATTTAggacacatttaaataaatattggcaGAGTTGTTTTAGAGTCAAATTGTTTAATAAGAatagattaaataaattaataaataaagatattatCCACagagaaattgatttttaacgATAATAAAACCTTCAAAAACTGACCTGGTCTGAGCTCCGAGGTTGTTTATTGATGGTTTAtgccatattaaacaacatttcatggtgaaaaactacattacccatgatgctgTTCAGAAACATTCCACCAATCAGACAGTTGCAATAAGGAAATCACAAGGGATATTTTGCAAtagtcccccccccccaaataCATCCTCAATATATTCTTTCTATTGATGATAAATGAATAGTTATTTATTTCACCAACCcttttaatttgattatgcCATTCACAAAACTGCATGGGATTGTAGCAGTACACAGTcttttaaatttgtaaaaaaatgatTCCAGAACCAACGTCGCTGACAGAGTGAACAGGCACTAATGCACtcttaaaatataacattattattattattattaatttttactttacaaTTTTTGCAATACAGATCTATTTGTTAACtatataatgcattaactaacaatgagcaatacatttgtaacagtatttaattatttattaattttaattgaatcTTTGCTAATGTACGTTAATTAGAAGACAACTGTTCATCGTTACTGCATGCTatctcaggtccattaaataacatCAATagatacaacattttattttaataatgtattaataaatgttgtaaacaacattaactaagattaataaatgcttaagaagtatttttcattgtcagttcatgttaactagtgttaacaaaaggaaaatgattgtaaagtgttatcgtttttgttgttggttttttttttttttcttaacttgCACATACCTGACTGAGTCCTACGTAGGTGAGCATGGCCAAAAGAGGGGCAGCCAAGGCAAAGACTAATAGATGTTTCCGGATACGGTTTCTTTCTAAACCGGCATGCATGAGGAACGAGACGAGTCCAAACGCAGCAGGAGCCTGAAATACAATACATATCAAGATAGCATGActtaatcaaatttaaataattttaatttaaaattgtcAAGCtacaaatttcacaaaaaaacatcaagaaaaagaaaaataaaaggtaTGGAAGAGATGGAGAAAACAGAGGAGGACGATGTAAGTGCAAGTGGTATCAATCATAAATGCCCTTTAgttcaaatataataatagaaCAGTATagaaataatagaaaataaaaatattccacatttatttttatgcaaaaattTACTTcagtaaaacacaatttttgtgTGTTCAAACACAGTCCATTTTGCTAAAATTAACCAAGGGTGCCTATATTAAGagtatacactatatatatttaatgcactgaattttataattattgttagAATAATACACAACAGGGCAATGCTTTACAGACATAGTCTCAGATTACATGCAAAGCACCTGTTGTGAGTgtgcataaaaaattaaaaaaaaataaaaaacgctTAGAGATTTGGCTACCTGTCTCATTCATATTTGTgtcaaattacacaaaatatgtTCACTGATATTTTAttgcttatttaaaatatactgagcctatgtattaaatatttagaaaatgtatttgGAACCCATTGCCTTTATTTGGAGAGGTGCCTGCATTTACATTCAGTCACTCAGCAGGTATTTCTAAACAAATCGATACAAATAAGGAACAGTGCAAACAATTTATCACAAGAGTCAACTATATTCACAGAACAATAACATAATACacaatgtaaattaattaaagatTGAATGTACCTTATGCAACATAATGGCCACAAAAACAATGAGCTGGACGCTGGTCTGAGACGTGGACGCAGCTGCTCCAAGAGCAACACCATCAGCTGGAGCACAGAGagaataaaatatgattattgGTCAGatttaacataataaataagACACAAATACAATCTGAAGCTACTCCTAGAAAATATTAGGATAATGCAACTGAAGAGGTTTCATTcacagtattatttatttacctgcaGCATGAACGACCAATCCAAGTGTGGTGGTGACCTTAGAGCTAGCAGTCCTTGCTGCTTCTGGATCTAAAAATGTGGAGAGAACAGATTTAGACACTTTATACCATTCTAATTCGTTAaccagtaaaaaacaaaaacaccagCGTCACACCCACCATCACTGCTGTGCATGTGAGAACTGCCGATCTGATCCACCAGCAGCATGAAGACGAAGCCCAGCACCAGAGAGACGCCGATATAAGCGTGGAGCTGCTCGTGACTGTGGCTGTGTTCAACACTTTGTCCCACGACTCCTTCAACAATCTTCTGTTCAGAAACTTCTGCTTCTACCTGCACGTGGCCATGGTGGTGCCCACCTAAACCAAAACACGAGGGGGCACAGCTTTGGAGTCATTTATACTActaacatatgtgaccctggaccacaaaaccagtcttaagtgtcaatttttcaaaattgagatttatacatcatctgaaagctgaataaataagctttccattgatgtatggtttgttaggatcggacaatatttggccgagatacaactatttgaaactctggaatctgagggtgcaaaaaatctaaatatcgagaaaaattcttaaatatcGAGAAGTTCTTAGCAacgcatattactaatcaaaaatgaagttgagatacatttacggtaagaaatttacaaaatatcttcatggaacatgatctttatttaatatcctaatgatttttggcattaaggaaaaattcataattttgacccatacaatgtatttttggctattgctacgaatataccccagcgacttaagactggttttgtggtccagggtcacatatagtaacAAGTAGTAGTGGTTTATCACAGCACTCTAATtaagattaatttatttaaaaatccttgatgtaagaaataagaaataatacaaCTAAATTAGAATTTATATAATCGGATCTATCTAATAACGTAAATTGCTACAAAAGTGTCAGCTACATTTTGTTAGTAGTTTATAGTAAAACTaactgctaaataaataaacacacacacggtacggaaagtattcagacccccttaaatttttcactctttttatattgcagccatttgctaaaatcatttaagttcatttttttcctcattaatgtacacacagcaccccatattgacagaaaaacacagaattgttgacatttttgcagatttattaaaaaagaaaaactgaaatatcacatggtcctaagtattcagaccctttgctgtgacactcatatatttaactcaggtgctgtccatttcttctgatcatccttgagatggttctacaccttcatttgagtccagctgtgtttgattatactgattggacttgattaggaaagccacacacctgtctatataagaccttacagctcacagtgcatgtcagagcaaatgagaatcatgaggtcaaaggaactgcctgaagagctcagagacagaattgtggcaaggcacagatctggccaaggttacaaaacaatttctgctgcacttaaggttcctaagagcacagtgtcctccataatccttaaatggaagacgtttgggacgaccagaacccttcctcgagctggccgtccggccaaactgagctatcgggggagaagagccttggtgagagaggtaaagaagaacccaaagatcactgtggctgagctccagagatgcagtcgggagatgggagaaagttgtagaaagtcaaccatcactgcagccctccaccagtcggggctttatggcagagtagcccgacggaagcctctcctcagtgcaagacacacgaaagcctgcatggaggactccaagatggtgagaattaagattctctggtctgatgagaccaagataaggccaaaaagttctaattctaagcggtatgtgtggagaaaaccaggcactgctcatcacctgtccaatacagtcccaacagtgaagcatggtggtggcagcatcatgctgtgggggtgttttcagctgcagggacaggacgactggttgcaatcgagggaaagatgaatgcggccaagtacagggatatcctggacgaaaaccttctccagagtgctcaggaccagactgggccgaaggtttaccttccaacaagacaatgaccctaagcacacagctaaaataacaaaggagtggcttcacaacaactccgtgactgttcttgaatggcccagccagagccctgacttaaacccaattgagcatctctggagagacctaaaaatggctgtccaccaacgtttaccatccaacctgacagaactggagaggatctgcaaggaggaatggcagaggatccccaaatccaggtgtgaaaaacttgttgcatctttcccaaaaagactcatggctgtattagatcaaaagggtgcttctactaaatactgagcaaagggtctgaatacttaggaccatgtgatatttcagtttttctttttttaataattctgcaaaaatgtcaacaattctgtgtttttctgtctgtgctgcaatataaaaaaaaaaaatgagtgaaATTTAAGgaggtctgaatactttccgtacccactgtatatatacacgcgcatatatatatatatatatatataaacaaacaaaaaacagcctGACTTAAATATAGTTTATAAACTCATAGTTCAGCTAGTAGTTTTACAAGCTACAGCAGAATGCCTACCACACATGAAAGCATTACTACAGATACACATCTACATAACATAAGGATTTAGGAATGAAGAACTTTGCCCAAAACTATGAAATATTTTGTGCATCGAATAGAAAAAGAATTAATGCATCAACTGAAGTATGAACTCGAATCTCACCTTCCAGCATTTCCTCATAGAGTGCATGAACTCCCTCAGGAATAATGACAGCCAACGCAGTGCCACACAACAGCCCAGCTCCCAACACTGTCACCAACTTCAGCTTCTCCTGAAGAGAGAAGAGTAGTCACAAAAACTTGCATTTAGGTcataaaattatgtatttaGGTGGGGATGACATCAGGTCAATTTCATGTGCATAAGCTGGATAtcataaaaatagatttaaaatatattcatcaAGATAAGCATACAGGTACAACACAGCTCACAGAAATCATAAACTCCTTATAGACACAAACTTCACCACAGACAGAGCAATATAATGGCTAGACAGATAAATTAATATGTAGCAACTTTGAGATCAGCATCAGCTTATACATATCATTATAACTTgacttttaatgttattatataacttataatgatttttgaaggattatATGACACTGACAACtgaaataatggctgctgaaaatacaatTTTGCCAATACATGAATAGTGACAATTAGAGTacattaaaacagttattttaaaattgtaataatattgctattgtactgtatttttggaaCAAATCAATGCAGCCCTGTTGAGCACAGATCTGAACTGTAGTGTACCTAgtaaaatattagtaaatgATTGTGTAAAATACATGCATATTAAATGCATACAATTCAGAATTTCAGTGTATGAGTACATTCAACTGCTGATTCAAAACTGAAGAAATTCACCTCAGAGTTTTAAATGTCTCGCACTTTTCTGCATTAGTAACTACAAACATGTTTTGATGGCTAATAAACCATACAGCTCGTTTGTCCAGAAAATCTATCTAAACCGCATTTAAAAACCAGTTCCTTGtcaaaattttaaacaaatacagcGTAGGTGGCAAGTTAAACAGCGTGTGTCCACAGTATAAACTTACGGTTGATATTACAGTcaatatttaaacttttaagACTCCTGGGTAGCTTAAATCAAGGGTGCTAAAACTTTTGGAGATCAAACTCCTGGTATATCTGTCATCAGCACTGCACACGATGGACGACTGTCTTCTCAAACACATGGTTAGCTTTCTGGAGAGAACTAATCTCTGCAGGAAGGTACACTGAGAAACTCTCAAGGACTGAGCACCCCGTAAACTATTGTAGACATGTTCAACTCGAGTTAAGGCTCACCTCAGAGAAGTTGACAGCCAGGGGAATTGTTCCAGCCACATAGCAGCCGACTAACATAGCCAGAGACAGCAGACTGATGGAGCTGAAGTCATCCATTTCAGCTAAAGATACACCGCTGTCTCAGTTTGAGAATCACTTTAGAATTTAACAGCAAATCCTGTACAATCGACCGATGTCTGGTGCCAACAGATCCTCCTTAACGTACTTGGATTGGTGTATTAGCTGGTGAGCTAGTCAGTTTTGTGCATATATCCTTCCAGATCAGACGATTAAACACGAGCATCCACTGCTGATCTGCTGTAAAGTCGGTTCGGAACTCTTGGCACATTGACCTGGTCGATTATCTGAACACTGTTGCTCAACTTTAATCACACAGAATCACGTCACGCTTAGCAAATGCTAAAATCATAACAATCCGTCTGTGAATAAACACATAAATCAACAGATTTGTGTACTGTTTTCATAGTCTACTTCTCAGATCTCATGCTGCGCTTAATGGCATTGTAATTCCCTAACAGGCGACACTGTTTTGTCGCAGTAAACCCATCTAGTTTGTTACCTATTCCGCAGTATCGACCAACTAGCCGAGTGTAATGTTGGCAGTGTGAATAGAGCACTTCCGGGCCACAACGGCGTCAAAACAAAAGCCCCCACCCCCTTCTTTAAATTACGCCAGCCAACGTCAAGACGCTCACCGACAAAATACTTGTAGTGTAAcctacttcaaatcttaaaagtacaCTCATactcaaaatataataaaaaaattaaaataaaataaaactgcttgCGGACATTTTAAAACTACTACAAATACTAAATCACATGTAAAGttctttattataattttaactgtagtgtgtttttttttgatagtacatttaaataggctattttaaatgtaatgtaaatgtaaactttatCGCGACATTATTATTGCAAAtgtgtacaacccgaattccagaaatgttaggacttttttttttcttcttttttcatttgaataaaatgaaacataatAGAAcatatagataacataacacatgtttaaactgagaaattttacaattttatgcacaaaatgagctcatttcaaatttgatgcctgctacaggtctcaaaatagttgggacggggcatgtttaccatggtgtagcatctcctcttcttttcaaaacagtttgaagacgtctgggcatcgaggttatgagtgtctggagttttggtgttggaatttggtgccattcttgcctgatataggtttccagccgAGGAGTGTCTcgctgcagaacacaagatccagggggcgtatccaactcctcccaccttacatatacttaaacctacccgtctccaccccctgatccctaaacccacccatctccacccctaaacctagcaatctccaccccctagatgtggatccatccacgccccctggatcttgtgttgtGCAGCGAGCCCTACttgagctgctgaagagttcttGGTCGTcgttttcgtttaatgatgcaccaaatgttctctaccCTTTTATATGAAAGAGGGGGTCTCATTTATAAAGGTTGCGTACGCACAAAATGGGTATATAATATGCATAAGCAATTTTCCACGCACATATCcggatttataaaaaataaacttggcGTAATTATTTACGTACCGTACGGACATTCAGACCATGCGTACGAACTCTTTTGGAGTGAGAATTAATGAAGTAAACGATTAAACTGTGTTTTCATTTCGATatgcatttacaataaatattccACTCTCATTGGAGATAAGAACTGAAATTGCAAAAAGTAATTACGCagaagttaaactaaattaaatttagacatGTAGTGGATGCATTTGATCCCTTTTCATGTGGCATCCTATGTTTTAATGACAGCGAGGAGCGCTATAGGTGcacaataattcatttttaaactaaactgcAGATCTCGTGTTACgaggaattttttttatttatttatttttttgcgagAACAATGATCATGATGTGCACTTACTTCGATATTATGGCGGACACAGCTGGATACGGTCCATTTGAATAGGACCAATTAAATAATATCTGACTGTACAACCACAGCTGCACGGACGTGTTGATGTCGTGTAAAGGCATCaccaaaacattataaaaattaaaaaaataccacTGTATTTGAAGGATACCATTAAAGGAAAACGGTAAGATTTGCTCATTTCCTTTTTACAATACTTTCAGTAATTCGCCGAGTCAGACAAttgtatttacactgcaaaaaaatagtCCTATTATATCAGCTGTTTCCACTAAAAACAGATGTTCAGCTTATGTTCACCTTATCAGCAAAACTGCATAAAttgtatttgatttgaattgtttaaaacaattgaaatactATATGACCAGCGTAAAAGAATGATATCAACTATTTTACACcgttttgtttttatggataatttcatatatttattataaaacataaatacaagGATACTGGATATTTTTTGGCAATATAAATTAATGTCTAGGCTATGGCTGAAATGGAATTACAGTCAGGATCTCATATTTCCTTAATGTATTGTACCTTTGACGGTATTAAACACGGTGTCACGTGGTgggaatatgcatggaaatgatatgcagatgaggttatgcATCGTAAAACTAGGTGCTGTAAGCTCCATATATGGTGATTTCTGGGAGGAGTCGGGGTGGAGTTGCAGGTAGCCACAATCTTCCCCTGACTGGGATTTATAAAGGGATTTTTGCGCAGGTTCTGGCGTTCGCATggttttataaatctgaaaaaattCACGCGTACCTATCTTTTGTgcgtaaatacatttttaaggtGAAATCTACggagagttttataaatgagatccctggactgcaggcaggccaattctgCAGCC includes these proteins:
- the slc39a9 gene encoding zinc transporter ZIP9, which translates into the protein MDDFSSISLLSLAMLVGCYVAGTIPLAVNFSEEKLKLVTVLGAGLLCGTALAVIIPEGVHALYEEMLEGGHHHGHVQVEAEVSEQKIVEGVVGQSVEHSHSHEQLHAYIGVSLVLGFVFMLLVDQIGSSHMHSSDDPEAARTASSKVTTTLGLVVHAAADGVALGAAASTSQTSVQLIVFVAIMLHKAPAAFGLVSFLMHAGLERNRIRKHLLVFALAAPLLAMLTYVGLSQSSKEALSDVNATGVAMLFSAGTFLYVATVHVLPEVGGMGGHSHSPGGSAGKGLSKVEVGALVLGCLIPLVLSIGHQH